In Thermorudis peleae, a genomic segment contains:
- the plsX gene encoding phosphate acyltransferase PlsX, which produces MQHQRPSAMLTGALPIVLDAMGGDAAPDVTVRGALLAVKRAGISVRLVGQRQVIQPMLDQLPSSDRVALDLLDAPDVIRMDEEPIAAVRRPGNSIRVGITQLRDGAGAAFVSAGHSGAIVAAAVLELGRLPGVDRPALAIPFPTVDGRWVLVLDAGATVDPRPEWLVHYAWLAQAYLRVTQGIQHPRIGLISNGEEPGKGSRLVREVYARLQETPGLTFVGNIEPHQLPQGKVDIALCDGFTGNILLKTGEGAAWLVRETVQRAFRAHWYTALLGALVRPVLRQALQRLDYRAYGAVPLLGVDGLVFIAHGRSDADAIAQAVLRAYQAAHAGLLAALRTALSEQDSMPRSE; this is translated from the coding sequence GTGCAACACCAACGCCCTAGCGCAATGCTGACCGGGGCACTCCCCATCGTCCTCGACGCCATGGGGGGTGATGCAGCGCCGGATGTGACCGTTCGCGGTGCCCTGCTCGCCGTCAAGCGCGCAGGAATATCGGTGCGTTTAGTTGGACAGCGGCAAGTTATTCAGCCGATGCTCGACCAACTGCCATCCTCTGATCGAGTTGCCCTGGATCTTCTCGATGCGCCCGATGTTATTCGGATGGATGAGGAGCCAATTGCTGCTGTTCGGCGTCCAGGAAACTCGATCCGTGTTGGCATCACCCAACTTCGTGACGGTGCGGGAGCTGCATTCGTCTCGGCTGGTCACTCCGGTGCGATCGTAGCAGCAGCTGTGCTCGAACTTGGCCGGCTTCCGGGCGTTGATCGACCGGCGCTTGCCATCCCGTTTCCAACCGTTGATGGACGTTGGGTACTTGTGCTTGATGCCGGTGCGACCGTCGACCCTCGCCCAGAATGGCTTGTCCACTATGCTTGGCTTGCACAAGCCTATCTTCGTGTTACCCAAGGCATCCAGCACCCACGGATTGGCCTGATTAGCAACGGTGAAGAGCCTGGCAAAGGGAGCCGACTCGTGCGCGAGGTCTACGCCCGGCTTCAGGAGACGCCAGGACTTACCTTTGTTGGAAACATCGAACCCCACCAACTTCCGCAGGGCAAAGTCGACATTGCCCTCTGCGACGGCTTCACCGGCAATATTCTCCTCAAGACGGGAGAAGGGGCCGCCTGGCTCGTGCGCGAAACGGTCCAGCGGGCATTTCGTGCGCACTGGTATACGGCACTGCTCGGTGCGCTCGTACGGCCTGTGCTCCGCCAAGCACTGCAGCGCCTTGATTACCGGGCATATGGTGCGGTCCCGTTGCTTGGTGTTGACGGCCTTGTCTTCATTGCTCACGGTCGCTCTGACGCTGACGCGATTGCCCAAGCAGTGCTGCGCGCGTATCAGGCGGCACACGCTGGACTTTTAGCTGCTTTGCGGACAGCACTCAGCGAACAGGACTCGATGCCGCGGTCAGAGTAA
- the gyrB gene encoding DNA topoisomerase (ATP-hydrolyzing) subunit B, protein MVTTRYDASTIQVLEGLEAVRRRPGMYIGSTDIRGLHHLIYEIVDNSVDEALAGFCTRIDVTIHADHSVTVQDNGRGIPVDPHPRLQKSALEVIMTTLHAGGKFGGGGYKVSGGLHGVGASVVNALSRWLEVEVRRDGHIYRQRYERGVPVTPVEVVGDTTPDEHGTTTRFLPDQEIFRTLDYNDEVLLQRFREIAYLTRGLTIHFLDERTDREMTFYFEGGIISFVRHLNRNKNVLQPQPFYVKREVNNCLVEVAIQYNDGFAESTHAFANNINTIDGGTHVTGFKAALTRTINEYARRNGFLKENDANLSGEDVREGLTAIISVMLPEPQFEGQTKGKLGNAEVAGTVQSVVYESFSAYLEENPQIARVIIDKCVTAARAREAARKARELVQRKGALETFSLPGKLADCSERDPSRAELYIVEGDSAGGSAKQARDRRFQAVLPLRGKILNVEKARLDRMLQNEEIRALITALGTSIGDQYDPAKLRYHRIILMTDADVDGAHIRTLLLTFFFRYLEGIIVDGRLFIAQPPLYRLQSGREVHYVYSDAERDAILNRNPEKKWEIQRYKGLGEMNPEQLWETTMDPARRTLLLVTIEDAVRADETFDMLMGSAVPPRRRFIQTHAKEVRNLDI, encoded by the coding sequence ATGGTTACGACACGGTATGATGCATCAACAATTCAAGTGCTCGAGGGGCTGGAGGCAGTCCGTCGCCGTCCAGGCATGTACATCGGCAGTACTGACATTCGTGGCCTCCATCACCTGATCTATGAAATCGTCGACAACAGCGTTGACGAAGCCCTTGCCGGCTTCTGCACGCGTATTGACGTGACCATTCATGCCGACCATTCGGTTACCGTGCAGGATAACGGGCGTGGTATTCCTGTTGATCCACATCCACGATTGCAGAAATCGGCCCTCGAAGTCATTATGACGACGCTCCACGCCGGCGGAAAGTTTGGAGGCGGCGGCTACAAGGTCTCGGGTGGGTTGCACGGCGTTGGTGCCTCAGTCGTCAACGCGCTTTCCCGTTGGCTTGAAGTTGAAGTACGGCGGGATGGGCATATCTATCGCCAGCGCTATGAGCGCGGTGTCCCTGTAACGCCAGTTGAAGTCGTTGGCGACACCACACCGGATGAGCATGGCACGACGACACGGTTTTTGCCTGATCAAGAGATTTTCCGCACCCTTGACTACAATGACGAGGTTTTGCTGCAGCGCTTCCGAGAAATTGCCTATCTCACACGCGGGCTCACCATTCACTTTCTCGATGAGCGTACTGACCGGGAAATGACCTTCTACTTCGAGGGTGGCATTATCTCGTTTGTGCGTCACCTCAATCGCAATAAGAATGTCTTGCAGCCGCAACCGTTCTACGTCAAGCGAGAAGTGAACAACTGCCTCGTTGAGGTTGCAATCCAGTACAACGACGGCTTTGCTGAATCCACCCATGCTTTTGCCAACAACATCAATACGATTGATGGTGGCACCCATGTGACCGGGTTTAAGGCTGCGCTTACTCGTACGATTAATGAGTACGCCCGGCGGAACGGATTTCTCAAGGAAAACGACGCGAATTTAAGCGGCGAAGACGTCCGCGAGGGCTTAACAGCAATCATTAGTGTCATGCTGCCCGAGCCTCAATTTGAAGGGCAGACCAAAGGCAAGCTTGGCAACGCCGAGGTTGCCGGCACTGTGCAATCCGTCGTCTACGAAAGTTTCTCGGCATACCTTGAAGAAAATCCGCAGATTGCTCGGGTTATCATTGACAAGTGTGTCACCGCTGCCCGCGCGCGCGAAGCGGCACGCAAAGCCCGCGAACTTGTGCAGCGCAAGGGTGCGCTAGAGACGTTTAGCTTGCCGGGCAAGCTCGCCGACTGCAGCGAGCGCGATCCGAGCCGCGCTGAGCTCTACATCGTCGAGGGAGATTCTGCAGGTGGTTCTGCCAAGCAAGCACGTGACCGCCGTTTCCAGGCAGTACTGCCGCTGCGGGGCAAGATTCTGAATGTCGAGAAAGCCCGACTCGACCGCATGCTGCAGAATGAGGAAATCCGTGCGCTGATCACCGCCCTTGGCACATCGATCGGCGATCAGTACGATCCGGCGAAGCTGCGCTACCACCGCATCATCCTCATGACCGATGCTGACGTCGATGGTGCACACATTCGCACCTTGCTGCTCACGTTCTTCTTCCGTTACCTTGAGGGAATCATCGTCGATGGCCGGCTCTTTATTGCCCAGCCGCCGCTGTACCGGCTGCAGAGTGGGCGCGAAGTGCACTACGTCTACTCGGATGCCGAGCGCGACGCAATTCTCAATCGCAATCCTGAAAAGAAGTGGGAGATCCAGCGATACAAGGGCTTAGGCGAGATGAATCCGGAGCAGCTTTGGGAAACCACCATGGATCCAGCGCGCCGCACCCTCCTGCTCGTTACGATTGAGGACGCCGTTCGCGCCGATGAAACGTTCGACATGCTCATGGGCAGCGCGGTACCACCACGTCGTCGCTTCATTCAGACGCATGCCAAAGAAGTGCGCAATCTTGATATCTAG
- a CDS encoding metallopeptidase family protein: MRLTRREFEALVAEALESLPPAIAEAIENVAIVVAPEPTYHHRLASGTRVGTLLGLYEGVPLTQRGSGYSLVPPDVITLFQGPICRRARNRDEIRQLVRDTVIHEIAHHFGIDEVELEARGLG, encoded by the coding sequence ATGCGACTGACCCGACGGGAGTTTGAGGCACTGGTTGCAGAGGCGCTTGAGTCGCTACCGCCTGCGATCGCAGAAGCGATAGAGAATGTCGCGATCGTCGTTGCTCCCGAGCCGACTTACCACCACCGGCTGGCATCAGGCACCCGTGTTGGCACGCTCCTTGGCCTCTACGAAGGCGTACCGTTGACCCAACGGGGTAGTGGGTACTCCCTGGTTCCACCTGATGTCATCACCCTGTTCCAGGGGCCGATTTGTCGCCGAGCGCGGAACCGTGACGAGATTCGGCAACTCGTGCGTGATACAGTCATTCACGAGATTGCGCATCACTTTGGGATCGACGAAGTCGAGCTTGAAGCCAGAGGGCTAGGATAG
- a CDS encoding peptidoglycan D,D-transpeptidase FtsI family protein, whose protein sequence is MTNWVIRSAALLAATLLAIYGVLRTTDRAQPLWLALLVIIGLLWAIALWPPIRRTARRIERSMLHVITVLSIGFLLVGVQLARVQAIDRERILSAPTNGAVVGDPRLSSALVEARRGRILARDGTVIAQTERAANGEIRRVYPFAPAAYLAGYYSPGLFGATNIEQAYDAELSGRAGIAWRAWLDGVLHRQTPGNDVVLTIDPALQAKADQLLGGRPGAIILMDVHTGAILAMASAPSFDPNKLAVSTTSTQDELDAARAYFQSLQQANAGALVLRPTQGRYAPGSIFKTVTAAAALEHHTATLDRVYRDEGALSVGDRVIIEQNRPDPNRVSYTMEEAYGYSLNVVFAQIGLELGEARLRETAQKFGFGAPIPFDLPVAPSQLSSDPGYLGNPAAMAVTAFGQGQLLVTPLQMVLVAAAVANNGQVPAPYLVDHIQTANGAIIQQTQPKIWRQAVDPTIASQLQEMMRWSVEHGYAHPAAIPGAIVGGKTGTAEVGNQPPHAWFIGFAGKGQPQYAVAVIVEHGGEGVQTALPLGKALLEAALQRSQ, encoded by the coding sequence ATGACCAACTGGGTGATTCGCTCCGCTGCTCTTCTGGCCGCGACGCTCTTGGCCATCTACGGCGTTCTCCGCACGACTGACCGTGCACAGCCCCTATGGCTTGCCCTGCTGGTCATTATCGGTCTTCTCTGGGCCATTGCGCTGTGGCCCCCAATTCGGCGCACCGCTCGTCGGATTGAACGGAGCATGCTTCACGTCATTACCGTGCTGAGCATCGGCTTTCTGCTCGTCGGTGTTCAGCTTGCCCGTGTGCAAGCCATTGACCGCGAGCGAATTCTCTCGGCCCCAACCAATGGGGCAGTTGTCGGTGATCCACGCCTCTCCTCAGCGCTCGTTGAAGCCCGGCGTGGCCGCATTCTTGCTCGTGATGGGACGGTAATTGCCCAGACGGAGCGCGCGGCTAACGGCGAAATTCGGCGTGTCTACCCATTTGCTCCCGCGGCCTATCTTGCAGGCTACTACTCCCCAGGGCTTTTTGGTGCGACGAATATTGAACAGGCCTATGATGCCGAATTAAGTGGGCGTGCCGGTATTGCCTGGCGGGCATGGCTCGATGGCGTGCTTCATCGTCAGACGCCAGGCAATGATGTCGTCCTGACGATCGACCCGGCATTGCAAGCCAAGGCTGATCAGCTTCTTGGAGGTCGCCCAGGCGCCATTATTCTGATGGACGTCCATACTGGCGCGATCCTCGCTATGGCGAGCGCGCCATCCTTCGATCCGAATAAGCTCGCTGTGAGCACAACGTCAACGCAAGACGAGTTGGATGCTGCCCGGGCATACTTTCAGTCGCTCCAACAAGCGAACGCCGGGGCGCTTGTCCTTCGCCCGACCCAAGGTCGCTACGCCCCTGGGTCAATCTTCAAGACCGTAACCGCTGCGGCTGCCCTTGAACATCATACAGCGACACTCGATCGCGTCTATCGCGACGAGGGAGCACTTTCCGTTGGTGATCGCGTCATCATCGAGCAAAATCGTCCTGATCCAAATCGCGTAAGCTATACCATGGAGGAAGCCTATGGCTATTCGTTGAACGTTGTGTTCGCTCAGATCGGGCTCGAACTGGGAGAAGCCAGGCTACGTGAGACAGCCCAAAAGTTCGGCTTTGGTGCGCCTATTCCGTTCGATCTTCCCGTAGCACCGAGCCAACTCAGCAGCGATCCGGGCTATCTCGGCAATCCTGCAGCGATGGCCGTCACTGCATTTGGCCAGGGACAATTGCTCGTGACCCCACTCCAGATGGTCCTTGTAGCAGCGGCAGTGGCCAATAATGGGCAAGTGCCGGCTCCATATCTCGTCGACCATATTCAGACAGCGAATGGTGCAATTATCCAGCAAACGCAGCCAAAGATTTGGCGGCAGGCTGTCGATCCGACAATCGCGAGCCAACTCCAGGAAATGATGCGCTGGTCCGTTGAGCATGGCTATGCTCACCCAGCGGCCATTCCGGGGGCTATCGTCGGCGGAAAGACGGGAACAGCGGAAGTTGGTAACCAGCCCCCACATGCATGGTTTATTGGCTTTGCCGGAAAGGGTCAGCCGCAATATGCCGTCGCTGTGATCGTTGAACACGGTGGCGAAGGTGTGCAGACTGCCCTGCCACTTGGCAAGGCCCTCCTTGAAGCAGCGCTCCAGCGGTCTCAGTAG
- a CDS encoding FtsW/RodA/SpoVE family cell cycle protein, which produces MSQALTRIRLLELQLLVLPGLLTVVGLLTIFLARSGTTTWHWSDIAISVFYMGLVLATSIWLSLIGFRGDQVLLPIVATLTGLGLLLIQRLQPALAARGKGWATIAQRQVIYITAGFAVLWLIIAFVRRLDWLRRYKYTLATIGIALMLATMLFGQEIGGAKLWLRFGTITVQPSELTKLLLVIFLAAYLDEYRDLIASGYRWGPITIPPLPYLLPMSIMWGLSILMVILQNDLGIALLFFSIFLVMLYVATGRLGYVLAGAVAFAIAAYVALHLVGHARVRVAVWLNPWSDPQGTGFQLIQAEYAFAHGHIFGTGLGFGMPQAIPVVETDYSFAAFGEELGLLGTVAILALYLLLVARGALIAFQARDTFLRLLAAGLSAVLGLQAFIILAGDVRLLPLTGITLPFISAGGSSLLTNFLIVGLLLKISAHGEPA; this is translated from the coding sequence ATGAGCCAAGCACTCACGCGCATCCGTCTGCTTGAACTGCAACTCCTCGTACTCCCAGGCTTACTGACGGTTGTCGGCCTCTTGACCATCTTCCTCGCTCGTTCGGGAACGACAACCTGGCACTGGTCCGACATTGCGATTAGCGTGTTCTACATGGGCTTAGTCTTAGCAACCAGCATCTGGCTGAGCCTGATCGGCTTTCGCGGCGACCAAGTGCTCCTGCCAATTGTGGCGACATTAACCGGGCTTGGGCTCTTGCTCATCCAACGGCTGCAGCCAGCACTGGCAGCACGCGGCAAGGGCTGGGCAACCATTGCCCAGCGACAGGTGATCTATATCACCGCAGGCTTTGCTGTATTGTGGCTGATCATTGCGTTTGTGCGACGACTCGATTGGCTTCGCCGGTATAAGTACACGCTGGCGACGATCGGCATCGCCTTGATGCTCGCTACCATGCTATTTGGACAAGAGATTGGTGGAGCCAAGCTTTGGCTTCGTTTTGGTACCATCACCGTCCAACCGAGCGAATTGACGAAATTGCTGCTCGTTATCTTCCTCGCCGCCTATCTCGACGAGTATCGTGACCTAATTGCAAGCGGGTATCGATGGGGCCCGATCACTATCCCCCCACTGCCGTATCTGCTTCCAATGTCAATCATGTGGGGCTTGTCAATCCTGATGGTTATTCTCCAGAACGACCTTGGCATTGCCTTGCTTTTCTTTAGCATTTTCCTGGTGATGCTCTACGTCGCAACCGGTCGCCTTGGCTACGTGCTTGCGGGAGCAGTCGCGTTTGCCATCGCGGCGTATGTCGCGCTCCATTTGGTTGGTCACGCGCGCGTCCGCGTTGCGGTATGGCTCAATCCCTGGTCCGATCCACAGGGGACAGGGTTTCAGCTTATCCAGGCCGAATATGCCTTTGCCCATGGGCATATCTTTGGCACAGGACTAGGCTTCGGGATGCCCCAAGCTATCCCGGTCGTTGAGACCGATTACAGTTTTGCAGCGTTTGGTGAGGAACTCGGCCTTCTTGGCACAGTAGCGATCCTTGCGTTGTACTTGCTGCTGGTCGCCCGCGGCGCGTTGATCGCATTCCAGGCACGAGACACATTTTTGCGCCTTCTGGCAGCTGGTCTGAGCGCAGTCCTTGGTCTGCAAGCGTTCATCATCCTCGCGGGTGACGTCCGCCTCCTACCGCTCACTGGCATCACCCTACCATTCATTAGTGCTGGCGGCAGCTCGCTCCTCACGAATTTCTTGATCGTCGGACTCCTGCTGAAGATCAGCGCGCATGGAGAACCGGCATGA
- the mtnP gene encoding S-methyl-5'-thioadenosine phosphorylase, producing MAQAVLGVIGGSGLYQMPDLESPEEITLETPFGPPSDAITIGTLSGIRVAFVPRHGRFHQHAPSAVPARANFWALKSLGVRFVLSVSAVGSMREEITPLDLVVPDQVFDRTVRRPRSFFEETGPVVHVALDEPFCPHLRHAVIEAASTTGARVHPQGTYLCIEGPQFSTKAESRIYRSWGVDVIGMTAMPEVRLAREAELCFAILALVTDYDVWHEEEEPVSVTTVIERLHQNVTTAQAIIRDLATRVASLPDDCPCGHALEHAIVTAPQAITPAVRQRYALLLHRYFPVDAEG from the coding sequence GTGGCACAGGCAGTACTTGGCGTGATTGGTGGAAGCGGCTTGTACCAGATGCCAGATCTCGAATCGCCTGAGGAGATCACGCTCGAAACACCCTTTGGCCCCCCGAGTGATGCAATTACCATTGGCACGCTGAGCGGTATCCGCGTTGCCTTTGTGCCCCGCCATGGGCGTTTCCACCAGCACGCGCCGAGCGCAGTTCCCGCTCGCGCCAATTTCTGGGCACTAAAGTCACTCGGCGTTCGATTCGTCCTCTCCGTCAGTGCAGTCGGGAGCATGCGTGAAGAGATCACGCCGCTCGACCTGGTTGTTCCCGACCAAGTCTTTGACCGCACCGTCCGACGTCCGCGGTCATTCTTTGAGGAGACGGGACCGGTTGTGCATGTTGCGCTCGATGAGCCGTTCTGCCCACATCTCCGCCATGCAGTCATTGAGGCAGCGTCAACGACCGGCGCCCGAGTGCATCCACAGGGAACGTATCTCTGTATTGAAGGCCCGCAATTCTCGACCAAGGCTGAGTCACGCATTTATCGTTCGTGGGGCGTCGATGTTATTGGTATGACAGCCATGCCAGAGGTGCGGCTGGCGCGCGAAGCTGAGTTATGCTTCGCTATCCTGGCGCTCGTTACCGATTATGACGTGTGGCATGAGGAAGAAGAGCCAGTCTCCGTTACGACGGTCATTGAGCGCTTACACCAGAATGTCACGACAGCACAAGCCATCATCCGGGATCTGGCAACACGGGTGGCAAGCCTGCCCGATGATTGCCCATGCGGGCACGCGCTTGAACACGCGATCGTGACAGCACCGCAAGCGATTACCCCTGCAGTGCGTCAACGGTATGCGCTGCTGCTTCACCGCTATTTCCCGGTGGATGCTGAAGGATGA